The Novosphingobium aromaticivorans DSM 12444 genome segment ATCACGATCCGCTCCGTCGCAAGGTGACGTTGACCGAGACGCTGCCGTCCGGCGCGGGTGTCATGGTCAGTTGCTCGACCGCCAGTCCCTGCGCCATCAGCCCGTCCAGCCACGCCAGTGCCGCCGAAGGGCGCGCCGTCGGGATGAGGATTACCGCCATGTCGGAACCGCGACGCTGGTTCGATTGGACAACGAACCCGGCTTCCTGCGCACTGGCCCCGGCAATCTGTTCGACCGGCCCCGCCAGCACTGCGGTCTTCCCGGCCGGCGCCGCTTTCAACGCGGCGATCTGCGCCTCGATCCGTCCTGCGCGCTCCGTTGCGTTGCGATGGCGGTCTGCCGCATCGTCAAGCGCGGTCCCCACGGGCAGAACAATGCCGTAGACAAGGACGATCGACGCCACCAGCCCGCCAGCGACGCTGACAAGGCCCCGCTCGCGCGCCGTCAGGCCGCCGTACCACACGTTCAAACCGCTCCTCATGGCGCCCTCACGGTGATCGCGGCGACGGTCGCGCCGGTCGGATCGGGCGCAAGCGCGGGTGGCACTGTCACTTTCCAACCCTCGTTCTGCAAGGCGATCAGCACCGCGTTCACATCATCGGCACGCGGCGCGGCGGCAGTGAAGCGCAGCGTGCCGTCCGGCGCATAGCCCAGGTCGCGCAGCCTGACTGCCGGCACCGCCCGCATCGCTTCAAGCAGAGCTGCGGCAGGCGCGGCAAAGCTCGCTCCGCCCTGCCCGCGCCGGGCGAGTTCCGCGTTCAACAGGCGTTCGGCCGTGTCGATATCGGTCGCGGCCGGAAAGCGGGCCTGCGCCATTTCCAGCGCACGGCTTTCCAGCGCCGAGCTGTCGATGTTCCACTTCACGATCCACACCAGCATGAGCAGCAGCCCGAGAAGCGCGGCAATGGCCGCCATTCGCGCCAGCCCCAGCCAGTCGGCGGTGCGAAAGACCGAAACCCGCTTGGCCGCATAGGCTCCCTGCCGCAGGTTCAGCGGCGGCGCGGCATGGATCGCGGCAAGGCTCTGCGCGATCCGCTCTTCCTCGGTCAGAACCTGCTCAAGTCCCGCGCCAAGCGTCATCACCAACGCTTCTTCGCCAGCGAACGCCACCCCGGGTGTCCGCGCCAGAA includes the following:
- the gspM gene encoding type II secretion system protein GspM; translation: MRSGLNVWYGGLTARERGLVSVAGGLVASIVLVYGIVLPVGTALDDAADRHRNATERAGRIEAQIAALKAAPAGKTAVLAGPVEQIAGASAQEAGFVVQSNQRRGSDMAVILIPTARPSAALAWLDGLMAQGLAVEQLTMTPAPDGSVSVNVTLRRSGS
- the gspL gene encoding type II secretion system protein GspL; this encodes MAPAVSPADGLIVLLPASPDEAWRWWRVEADGIGAEQFLDGPLGNAPWGETGSVTVLVPAADAPVIDKPMSAMPVAQALAAERLALAQAGLAVDHHVAVAEHRGRLLSATVSAADMDRWIADLSGLGLDPESIIPAGLVLPRDDDRLVLGTLGGQLLARTPGVAFAGEEALVMTLGAGLEQVLTEEERIAQSLAAIHAAPPLNLRQGAYAAKRVSVFRTADWLGLARMAAIAALLGLLLMLVWIVKWNIDSSALESRALEMAQARFPAATDIDTAERLLNAELARRGQGGASFAAPAAALLEAMRAVPAVRLRDLGYAPDGTLRFTAAAPRADDVNAVLIALQNEGWKVTVPPALAPDPTGATVAAITVRAP